The following are encoded in a window of Nitrospirota bacterium genomic DNA:
- a CDS encoding CopG family transcriptional regulator, whose protein sequence is MIYYGHRVYEEVKGIKTINVLLPDKLVAEVENYVKSGWFTDEAELMRMALQEFIRHNRLKLMEQFMKEDIEWALKAKTGK, encoded by the coding sequence ATGATATATTATGGCCATAGAGTATACGAGGAGGTAAAAGGTATAAAAACGATAAATGTCCTTCTTCCAGATAAACTGGTTGCAGAGGTTGAAAATTATGTAAAGAGTGGATGGTTTACGGATGAAGCAGAACTCATGCGTATGGCTTTACAGGAGTTTATACGCCACAACCGGTTAAAGCTGATGGAACAGTTCATGAAAGAAGATATAGAATGGGCATTGAAGGCAAAAACTGGGAAATAG